A stretch of DNA from Manihot esculenta cultivar AM560-2 chromosome 7, M.esculenta_v8, whole genome shotgun sequence:
AGGCTTGGGAACCTTTCTAGCCCAGCCTGAATAAAAGCCTTGCTCTAGCTAGAGTCCTTGAATCGAGGCCCACCCCAGTCAAAAGGTGGATCAGGCTTGAGATTGCTATATGTTTATGGCTTGACCCAACCAGGATTGCCTGattgaataaaatatattagataTTTATTGTGTTGACTAGGCCAGTCTAGTGCTGAAATTTAGGCCTGATTGGATCCTGCACAATGAACAGTTCATCATCATTCATAAATGGattttgcttttgcttttgctttttgGGTTATTTCATGGATGCTAAACTTTTAGAGGACGTTTTCAGTGGAACATGAAGTTTTGGAGAGAGAAATTGGAAGGCTACGAACCTTGTATCAGCAACAACAGCAACCACAGCCACAGCAGCAACCATCTTCCAGCCATCGCCGAACTAACAGCAGGGACATTGAATCCCAGTTTGCAAATCTTTCCCTGAAATATAAGGATGCTAATTCTGGCCGAGATCCTGTGACAGGCCCACTCCGCACTTAGATAAATGCATTAACCAGAGATTTGTTGTGCCACCATTTTGCCTTGGGCTGCCACATTAACCATCATTATTTTCTCCTCGAGTGGGGTAAAGCCGAGTTGCTCCAGTCTTCATCCCATCTCTCTGCCTGATTTGCACAAATTGTTTTTCCACTGTTTCTTGCCCCTTTCCATTTGATAATTAATATCCTCATGTGCACCTGGTAGTCGTTGCTGAAAATCACAAATTCATGCAAGCCGACTCACAGGAGGTGGTAACTTGTGGGGTTCCATATTTTGGGCCCCTTCTGTATGTTCAGGTGATTATAATTCAGGAAATTTGTGTGCTCCACTTCTGATCTGGTCCATTTGAAGTATCCACTTTGTGGAGTGAAATGTAGTTAAAGGATATGTAGGGCCTGTTGGATATGCATACTTTGTAATGACAATATTCAAAGGAAATGCTTTCTTGTAAAATCTCTTCAATGAAGTTCATGTCTTCcttaatattttgtttaaagGATGAGGAAAATTTTGAGTCCTTATTTTTGTGGTAGGAAAAGAAACTTGTAATGCAGCTTCTGGCGTTTGATTTATGGAATTTCCCTCTTCCAGGGGTTTAGAAAGAGGATAATTGAACTCTGAGCTACTAtcgtttgattttttttcacaGGCCATCTCATTTAAACTTTTGCCAAGGCTTCACTGAGCCTGTAAATTTTAGGACGAGGGCACAAGGTTACTCAAGGTTAACTCTTccaatttaattttgttaatgcAAGGTCCAGCAGCCAAGAGCTCGTAAGCTTTATTGTAATCTTGATAGCATTACTTAATTTCGAAATGAAATATATCAGCAAAATTGAACTGCTCTCTTCCATGAAATTCAACAGCAAATAGGTTTgacatattatataatattctgCATGAATTGGAGAGTTGCTTAACCGTAATTTTGATCGCTTAATCCAGCAGGCTTGGTCTTTCAACCCTTATTCTCTTCAACTTAAGACACCACATGTACATGGTGGTAACACATCCACTGATCTTAGCTCATGCCACAATACCTTCAGTTTCGTAAAATATACTGAGAAGGGAATTTTCTTGGGTGGTAGAAGCAATTTTTCTTTGTAATTGATAAATTTGAGGTCGTTTACTTTCCCAAAACTTCTCTTTTAATCTCTAATCACAACCCTCTGGCAGAAGTCGGGCAAATGAACGCTTCCACTAGATCTTTAGATATCAATTTTAACATCCACGATGAAACCCTAACTTCAGTTTTAGCTCCTAGCTACTAGTCGCACATAAGCAAGAATCACACTATCCGAAGACTGCTACAACAGAGGATCTTCAGTTCTGATGGATTGCGATTCGTCCCTCACATTAGCTCCTTGGCCAGCATCCAAGTTGCTATTACAAGTACCTTCCATTTTCCTTTCTCCGATGACTAAAACACAATATTCCGACTATCGATTTAAGCAAAATGAGAGATCGATGGCTAAACAATTAACTGCTTTTTGGATCTCCTGCTCTAGAGAGAAAAATAGAAGAGATtttattgatatatatatatataaataaatattgggAGATTTATAATCAATTTTCCGTTAAAATCTCAGCAAAAGGAGAGAGAAACTTTTGAAACTTTCTAATTTACCCTTTCTCTTTAGCTTATTAAGAAAATCCCTCATTTTTCTCTCTGTATCGTTTCATCCTTATTATGCTCCTGCCTCAAAATTTTCCTTTCAATTTCAGAGTCACAGGGGAGCGGTTCTTCAATAATGGTTGGCTTTGCATGCTCTAGTAGGTTAATTTCCTTGCATAACCGAAGATCTTGAGTGAGCTCATGTTTGTCCATGTCGATGCACAGCCATGTCGATCTCAGAGCAAGCTTATATATCCCTCCATTGCCATCAGCACCAGAAGCCTATAAACAAAAAACCCATCTTTCTATCTTTTTTTTGTGGAAAAAGTGAGGAATTTTAGATAGAGGAGATGGCAATGGTGGTTTGCGATCGATTTAATAACattg
This window harbors:
- the LOC110618628 gene encoding uncharacterized protein LOC110618628; the encoded protein is MENKALKQRLESLAQEQLIKYVEHEVLEREIGRLRTLYQQQQQPQPQQQPSSSHRRTNSRDIESQFANLSLKYKDANSGRDPVTGPLRT